A part of Pseudochaenichthys georgianus chromosome 23, fPseGeo1.2, whole genome shotgun sequence genomic DNA contains:
- the pdzrn4 gene encoding PDZ domain-containing RING finger protein 4 isoform X2, which produces MRKRSGGSQGRGARVCFAPGGSSHTPQTAHTRQRALCTVSLTTRMGCNLCTLQKREEHYKLLYEIAQVNGRNFSKADHEEAVVEAIRRDPIVVQVLRHTPTRSTAAVAHNHNCMQQDGCVVDVCTQTDITFEHIMALAKLRPATPPVPDICPFLLSDSCHSIHTMEHEFYECPEYLSNIPAEVERTEDYEYEEVELCRQNSQEKLGLTLCYRTDDEEDTGIYVSQVEPNSIAARDGRIKEGDRILQINGFEVQDREKAVALLSSEETRSITLLVTRPELQLEEEVWLDDEQQELVEELKIEILEERRKQKELNFDRGDENLAEEDMTTDTATYSSNNQDSGFGRSTDSPEHQPLLTGLDRRSPAHSLRERWRADHPHTKQGTVVQQETKGSRKGSKGSQEGGISNSGGGILGLENRFQQLLELKCQIRNGDECGVYSIRHSIECSLTEQGVDRDGEDGVGGGNGVEQELRMLNEELCSIELECQSIMQAHQLRQNQLNLSQPASGSPGRSPKEGHKRHGRLADIHEHPERSDNDRIREKDSSSAYNTAESARSTPLGMERSPDHSLQRHISFTNQKNLRLASSTPSRPIAIPKPQGTPSPSRPADPGLVISSSPDQSNPSRSESDPSLPADDERCEKKRRTRETRRGLPYGSYQTTPHPGQGGSRQLQSYMQLLQQHSSLEYSQSQLSLLSVCRDPVHRSGRPGEPRLEWKVKVRADGTRYVARRPARDRILRERALRIREERSGGMTTDDDAMSEMKMGRYWSKEERKQHLARAREQRKRREFMQKSRLDCLKEGPASGAEGRKEINILELSHKKMLKKRNKKILDNWMTIQELMSHGARVPEDSKVHHSAFLSVTTV; this is translated from the exons GTGAACGGGCGCAACTTCTCCAAGGCTGACCATGAGGAGGCAGTGGTGGAGGCCATCAGGCGAGACCCCATCGTTGTCCAGGTTCTCCGTCACACACCCACGAGATCCACGGCCGCTGTTGCACATAACCACAACTGCATGCAACAGGATGGGTGTGTGGTGGATGTGTGCACGCAAACAGACATCACCTTCGAGCACATTATGGCACTGGCGAAGCTACGGCCTGCGACTCCGCCCGTTCCTGACATCTGTCCTTTCCTTTTGTCCGACAG TTGTCATTCCATCCACACCATGGAGCATGAGTTTTACGAATGTCCAGAGTACCTGTCCAATATCCCAGCAGAGGTGGAGAGGACTGAAGATTATGAGTATGAG GAAGTGGAGCTGTGCAGGCAGAACAGCCAGGAGAAACTGGGCTTGACGCTGTGCTACAGGACCGACGATGAGGAGGACACCGGCATCTATGTCAGCCAG GTGGAGCCAAACAGCATAGCAGCGAGGGATGGACGCATCAAGGAAGGAGACCGTATTCTACAG ATAAATGGCTTTGAAGTGCAAGACAGAGAGAAAGCTGTTGCCTTGTTATCAAGTGAAGAAACAAGAAGCATCACACTCCTGGTGACAAGACCAGAACTCCAG CTCGAGGAGGAGGTTTGGCTGGATGACGAGCAACAGGAGCTCGTGGAGGAGCTGAAGATAGAGATcctggaggagaggaggaagcagAAGGAACTTAACTTTGACAGGGGAGATGAG AATCTAGCTGAAGAAGACATGACAACAGACACAGCTACCTATTCGTCCAACAATCAAGACAGTGGGTTTGGACGCAGTACAGACAGTCCAGAGCACCAACCACTGCTGACTGGACTCGACAGGAGGTCTCCAGCCCATAGCCTGAGAGAGCGATGGCGTGCAGATCATCCACACACAAAACAAGGGACTGTAGTTCAGCAGGAAACCAAGGGTTCAAGGAAAGGGTCCAAAGGAAGCCAGGAAGGAGGAATCAGCAATAGTGGAGGCGGGATTCTTGGTTTGGAAAATCGCTTCCAGCAACTCCTCGAGCTCAAGTGTCAAATCCGCAATGGAGACGAGTGTGGGGTGTACTCCATTCGACACAGTATAGAGTGTAGCCTCACTGAGCAAGGGGTGGATAGAGACGGTGAAGATGGGGTTGGAGGAGGGAATGGCGTGGAGCAGGAGTTGAGGATGCTGAATGAGGAACTGTGCAGCATTGAGCTCGAGTGCCAGAGCATCATGCAAGCGCATCAGCTCCGTCAAAACCAGCTAAATCTCTCTCAACCAGCGTCCGGCTCACCGGGACGGAGCCCGAAGGAGGGACACAAGCGGCACGGCAGGCTGGCCGACATCCACGAACACCCAGAGCGGTCGGACAACGATAGGATCCGAGAGAAAGACAGCTCCAGTGCCTACAACACAGCAGAGAGTGCTCGGTCCACACCCCTAGGCATGGAGAGATCTCCTGATCATTCTCTGCAGAGACACATCAGCTTCACCAACCAGAAAAACCTCAGACTGGCTTCCTCCACACCTTCCCGCCCCATTGCGATCCCAAAGCCACAAGGTACACCAAGTCCTAGCAGACCAGCAGACCCAGGCCTTGTTATCTCCAGCAGTCCGGACCAGAGCAACCCTTCCCGGTCCGAGTCAGACCCTTCCCTACCAGCGGACGATGAGAggtgtgaaaagaaaagaaggaCAAGAGAAACCAGGAGGGGGCTACCCTATGGTTCTTATCAGACAACCCCACATCCGGGCCAGGGAGGATCCAGGCAATTGCAA AGCTACATGCAGCTGCTACAACAGCACTCGTCCCTGGAGTATTCCCAGAGCCAGCTGAGTCTGCTCAGTGTCTGCCGAGACCCCGTGCACCGGAGCGGACGCCCTGGGGAACCCCGTCTAGAGTGGAAGGTCAAAGTTCGGGCTGACGGCACACGCTACGTGGCGCGGAGGCCTGCCCGTGACCGCATCCTGAGGGAGCGCGCGCTACGgataagagaggagaggagcggAGGCATGACCACGGATGACGACGCCATGAGCGAGATGAAGATGGGCCGCTACTGGAGCAAAGAGGAGAGGAAGCAGCACTTGGCGCGTGCCAGGGAGCAAAGGAAGAGGAGGGAGTTCATGCAGAAGAGCCGCCTCGATTGTCTCAAGGAGGGGCCAGCCAGTGGAGCTGAGGGCAGGAAGGAAATCAATATATTGGAGCTCAGTCACAAAAAGATGCTGAAGAAACGGAACAAAAAGATCCTGGATAACTGGATGACCATCCAGGAGCTGATGAGCCACGGGGCTAGAGTCCCAGAGGACTCCAAAGTACATCACAGCGCATTCCTTTCTGTCACAACTGTCTAG
- the pdzrn4 gene encoding PDZ domain-containing RING finger protein 4 isoform X1, with protein MQQDGCVVDVCTQTDITFEHIMALAKLRPATPPVPDICPFLLSDSCHSIHTMEHEFYECPEYLSNIPAEVERTEDYEYEEVELCRQNSQEKLGLTLCYRTDDEEDTGIYVSQVEPNSIAARDGRIKEGDRILQINGFEVQDREKAVALLSSEETRSITLLVTRPELQLEEEVWLDDEQQELVEELKIEILEERRKQKELNFDRGDENLAEEDMTTDTATYSSNNQDSGFGRSTDSPEHQPLLTGLDRRSPAHSLRERWRADHPHTKQGTVVQQETKGSRKGSKGSQEGGISNSGGGILGLENRFQQLLELKCQIRNGDECGVYSIRHSIECSLTEQGVDRDGEDGVGGGNGVEQELRMLNEELCSIELECQSIMQAHQLRQNQLNLSQPASGSPGRSPKEGHKRHGRLADIHEHPERSDNDRIREKDSSSAYNTAESARSTPLGMERSPDHSLQRHISFTNQKNLRLASSTPSRPIAIPKPQGTPSPSRPADPGLVISSSPDQSNPSRSESDPSLPADDERCEKKRRTRETRRGLPYGSYQTTPHPGQGGSRQLQSYMQLLQQHSSLEYSQSQLSLLSVCRDPVHRSGRPGEPRLEWKVKVRADGTRYVARRPARDRILRERALRIREERSGGMTTDDDAMSEMKMGRYWSKEERKQHLARAREQRKRREFMQKSRLDCLKEGPASGAEGRKEINILELSHKKMLKKRNKKILDNWMTIQELMSHGARVPEDSKVHHSAFLSVTTV; from the exons ATGCAACAGGATGGGTGTGTGGTGGATGTGTGCACGCAAACAGACATCACCTTCGAGCACATTATGGCACTGGCGAAGCTACGGCCTGCGACTCCGCCCGTTCCTGACATCTGTCCTTTCCTTTTGTCCGACAG TTGTCATTCCATCCACACCATGGAGCATGAGTTTTACGAATGTCCAGAGTACCTGTCCAATATCCCAGCAGAGGTGGAGAGGACTGAAGATTATGAGTATGAG GAAGTGGAGCTGTGCAGGCAGAACAGCCAGGAGAAACTGGGCTTGACGCTGTGCTACAGGACCGACGATGAGGAGGACACCGGCATCTATGTCAGCCAG GTGGAGCCAAACAGCATAGCAGCGAGGGATGGACGCATCAAGGAAGGAGACCGTATTCTACAG ATAAATGGCTTTGAAGTGCAAGACAGAGAGAAAGCTGTTGCCTTGTTATCAAGTGAAGAAACAAGAAGCATCACACTCCTGGTGACAAGACCAGAACTCCAG CTCGAGGAGGAGGTTTGGCTGGATGACGAGCAACAGGAGCTCGTGGAGGAGCTGAAGATAGAGATcctggaggagaggaggaagcagAAGGAACTTAACTTTGACAGGGGAGATGAG AATCTAGCTGAAGAAGACATGACAACAGACACAGCTACCTATTCGTCCAACAATCAAGACAGTGGGTTTGGACGCAGTACAGACAGTCCAGAGCACCAACCACTGCTGACTGGACTCGACAGGAGGTCTCCAGCCCATAGCCTGAGAGAGCGATGGCGTGCAGATCATCCACACACAAAACAAGGGACTGTAGTTCAGCAGGAAACCAAGGGTTCAAGGAAAGGGTCCAAAGGAAGCCAGGAAGGAGGAATCAGCAATAGTGGAGGCGGGATTCTTGGTTTGGAAAATCGCTTCCAGCAACTCCTCGAGCTCAAGTGTCAAATCCGCAATGGAGACGAGTGTGGGGTGTACTCCATTCGACACAGTATAGAGTGTAGCCTCACTGAGCAAGGGGTGGATAGAGACGGTGAAGATGGGGTTGGAGGAGGGAATGGCGTGGAGCAGGAGTTGAGGATGCTGAATGAGGAACTGTGCAGCATTGAGCTCGAGTGCCAGAGCATCATGCAAGCGCATCAGCTCCGTCAAAACCAGCTAAATCTCTCTCAACCAGCGTCCGGCTCACCGGGACGGAGCCCGAAGGAGGGACACAAGCGGCACGGCAGGCTGGCCGACATCCACGAACACCCAGAGCGGTCGGACAACGATAGGATCCGAGAGAAAGACAGCTCCAGTGCCTACAACACAGCAGAGAGTGCTCGGTCCACACCCCTAGGCATGGAGAGATCTCCTGATCATTCTCTGCAGAGACACATCAGCTTCACCAACCAGAAAAACCTCAGACTGGCTTCCTCCACACCTTCCCGCCCCATTGCGATCCCAAAGCCACAAGGTACACCAAGTCCTAGCAGACCAGCAGACCCAGGCCTTGTTATCTCCAGCAGTCCGGACCAGAGCAACCCTTCCCGGTCCGAGTCAGACCCTTCCCTACCAGCGGACGATGAGAggtgtgaaaagaaaagaaggaCAAGAGAAACCAGGAGGGGGCTACCCTATGGTTCTTATCAGACAACCCCACATCCGGGCCAGGGAGGATCCAGGCAATTGCAA AGCTACATGCAGCTGCTACAACAGCACTCGTCCCTGGAGTATTCCCAGAGCCAGCTGAGTCTGCTCAGTGTCTGCCGAGACCCCGTGCACCGGAGCGGACGCCCTGGGGAACCCCGTCTAGAGTGGAAGGTCAAAGTTCGGGCTGACGGCACACGCTACGTGGCGCGGAGGCCTGCCCGTGACCGCATCCTGAGGGAGCGCGCGCTACGgataagagaggagaggagcggAGGCATGACCACGGATGACGACGCCATGAGCGAGATGAAGATGGGCCGCTACTGGAGCAAAGAGGAGAGGAAGCAGCACTTGGCGCGTGCCAGGGAGCAAAGGAAGAGGAGGGAGTTCATGCAGAAGAGCCGCCTCGATTGTCTCAAGGAGGGGCCAGCCAGTGGAGCTGAGGGCAGGAAGGAAATCAATATATTGGAGCTCAGTCACAAAAAGATGCTGAAGAAACGGAACAAAAAGATCCTGGATAACTGGATGACCATCCAGGAGCTGATGAGCCACGGGGCTAGAGTCCCAGAGGACTCCAAAGTACATCACAGCGCATTCCTTTCTGTCACAACTGTCTAG